The Shewanella pealeana ATCC 700345 genome contains the following window.
CGACTCGGTAGAAATGACTTAATGACATTCAAAATAAGCAACATGCATGAGAGCGCAGTCAGCAACATGCCCCCGTCTCTAGTTACGCCCTATAGCAATCTCAACTATCTTTAATGCAGTGCTCAATTCGAATGGGCAAGAGGTTATAGCTAAGCTTTGGAGGAAAGGCATGATAGTGAGTCAGTTGCGAGCCTTGGGCTGGCAAGCCATGCTCCTGAGTCTGCTTGTTTGCTTAATCCTGTTTGTGGCTCCTAAGCTACAGGCTAATGAGTGGGAGTCGGTAGAGACGCCTTATGCGAGTCACGCCAGTGCCATTGGCGGTTATGCTAATGGCTGTCTAACAGGCGCTCAGACTTTACCTCTAGATGGAGAAGGCTATCAAGTTATCCGCCCTCAGCGACAGAGATACTACGGCCATCCGGCGCTTATCGAATTTATTCAGCAGTTTGCCGCGAGTCTCAATCGGCAGGGGAGTGATGATATTTTAATTGCTGATATGTCTATGCCAAGGGGAGGCAACTTCACTTACGGCCACAGCAGCCATCAGATAGGGTTAGATGTCGACGTTTGGTTCAAGCAAGCGAATCAGCCGCTAACTTCAGAGGAGCGAGCACAACCAATAGCGCTAAAACTCGTTGATAAGAAGCGGTTTGCACTCGACACTCAGTTATGGTCGAAGCTGCAGACGCAGATGATTAAGATAGCGGCACTGGATGAGCGAGTGGCACGAATTTTTGTCAGTCCAGTGATAAAGCAGCACCTGTGCGATTTAAGGCTAGAGAATGATACCTGGCTTAATAAGGTAAGGCCTTGGTGGGGGCATACTTATCATATGCATGTCAGGCTGAGTTGCCCTAAAGACAATCCGCTCTGTCGGGATCAAGCTAGCATACCCGTTGGCAATGGTTGTCATGAGCTTGGCTGGTGGAAGCGTCAGTTGACGCAAACTCAGACTACTCAAGCTGCCAAGGCTAACAAGCCCGCCAGCAAGCCTAAAAAGAAAAAAGCCAAGGTTAAACCTGAGCAGTGCTCGCGAATGATTGCAGCCAAATAAAGGCCCGTAAAAACAAGCCGCCAACAGTGACTCTTCGGCGGCTTGTGATTTCAACACTTGATGAGCGCTACTGGCTTTATTAAAGGTACGCTAATGGCTTTGTTAAACATTACGCTAATGGCTTAACGCGTAGCCGCCTTTCAAATGAGAGATTTGTGAAAAGCCTAATCTGTGCATGGCTTGAGCGGCAACCATAGAGCGACTACCACTGCGGCAAACTAGCACCCAAGGCTTATCCTTTTGATGTTGCTGCTCATGGATAAACTGCACGAGTCGAGTTAAAGGCACGTTTTGACTCGACTCCTGTGGATGACTAAGCGCGTATTCATGGGGCTCACGAATGTCGATTATCCGTACCTCATCCTTGCTGTCTATCGCAGCGGCTAAGCTCTTAGCATCATACTCTTTGATTGCTGACTTATCGCAGCTCCCTACGTAGGCACCACACATGATCTCTGTGCCAACTTCATCATTAAGGTGGCTGTCTAGTTTCGCCTTACGGGCAATAAAATCGTCCACAGAAACTTGATCCATGAGCACGGCATTAAGCAAGGTGTTACGCGACATTTCAGCAGGCAAAGTGGTGGTGAACTCGTGGTTGTAATCATGGCTGGCACAGATAAGAGTCGCTGGATTTATTGTGCAATTAAGCAGCTTAAGGCTATGAAATAATGCCTGACTGGAGCTTGAATCAAAGTTAGTGCGGCCAAGGCTGCCCATCAAGATGGTGTCGCCACAGAAAGCGAATTTGGCTTGCTGATGCAGAGTCTTATCACCTAGATTCAATGGGCACAGAATGAGGCTAATGCTGTCGGCAGTATGTCCCGGAGTCGGTACTTTGACCAATTGCAGTGAGCCAATCTCGATAGACTCATATTGAATGCCTAAATGCTCAACAGTTTGGGTCTGATAAGGCCAGCCCAGAATATCGCTATCTTGATTGGCCAAATAGCGGTTAGCTAATACGTCACGACCTGATACATGGTCTGCGTGCCCGTGGGTGTCAATAATCGCTTTTACCTCAAGCTGCTGGCATTGCAGTAGTGTATCGAGTCTATGTTGTAATTCAGGAAGAGGGTCGATAATCACGGCCTGCTTGCTGTTGTTATCGACATAGATCCAAGTGCAGCTGGCGCCAGCACCAAGTTGCAACAAGCCATCTAGCGGGGTCTTATCGTCGATATCACGGGAGCGATCTAACACCATACAGCTTTGAGTTAAGGCTTGTGATGCGGTTTTGATACGTTCACAAGCAATATCGACATCGGCCTGAGTCATGGCTGGGCCAAATGACATTCTGATAGCCGATTCACTTTGCCAAGCTGGCAGGCCCATGGCATCGAGCACAAAACTGCGGGTCACCTTAGAGCTGCAGGCTGAGCCAGAGCTGACACGAATATTGGCGGCATCGAACAGGTCCATGATCTCTTTGCTGCTAAAGCTGGGTACGGCAAAGTTAATCGTCGTAGGCACACTGTGTTCAAAGCTGTTATTAAACACGATGCGGGGAAAGCACTCGGTTAAGGTGTCGGCAATTTGCTGTCGATAACCTTGCAAGGTTTGCTGGTCGCTAAAGGCTGAGTCTTGGGGGCACTGCAACATCTTAAATATGACATTAAGCGCCGCCATACCAGGCAGGTTCTCTGTGCCAGAGCGTAGGCCGCTTTCTTGACCGCCACCGGCTATAAAAGGGGTAAAGGGGGCTCCATCACGAATATAAACAAAGCCGATACCTTTCGGGGCATAGAGTTTGTGACCACTAAAAGGGGCGTAATCTATGCTGGTTTGCGCTAGGTTTAGTGCTGTTTTACCCAGAGCCTGCACGCAGTCGACCATCCAAAAGGTATCGGGGTTTGCATCTCGAATGGTTTTCTCTAGCTGCTTAAGATCTTGAAAGACGCCGGTTTCATTGTTCACCGCCATAGTGCAGATCATCAATGCGTTTGGTACGTGTTGAGCAATAAACTCATAATCTAATATCCCAAACTCATCGACAGGTATCGCCATGATCTGCGCCGGTATATCTAACACGGTTAGCCAATGTTTTAACGACTCAGGCACGGCTTTGTGCTCGGTAGCGCCATAGAGCAGCTTATAGGTTTGCCCTGTTTGGATCTGTTTTTTTGCTGCAAGTAGCGCCGATAGAATGGCGGTCTGGATCCCTTCGGTTGCACCGCTGGTAAAGATCAGCTTTCCTTCGCCAGTTCCCAGTAGAGTGTGGGCTCTGGTGCGTGTCTGCTCCATCAAGTGTTTAGCTTGTAAGCCGGTAATGTGGCTACTACTCGGGTTACCAAATAATGTCTGCATTGCTGCAAGTGCTGCGGCAGCGGCCTCTGGTAGAACAGGTGTAGTTGCATTTGCGTCGAGATAAACTTGGGTCAGTTCATTGTGGTTATGCATGGCGTAAGGCCCTTTATTGTTATTTTACTTACAATGAAAACTATATATTCTTTTTGGGTATAACTAATGCTGGTTGGCTGTATTAGCAGTTTGGGAATAATGATCAAGATCACGTTTTTCTATTGGTGAGGTTTTTATTAGGGTTTTTATTTGCGGGTTAGATCGCACTAAGTAGCTGCTTAACATTGGTTTGTGTGGATTAAGGAAGAGAGAGAATGTCAATTAACATAAAAAAAACGCCCATCTAGGCGCTTTTTAGAAGAAGGTGGCGAGCTTGGCAAACCAAGCGCTATTGGTCTATGTCAGACTTCACCTGATCAATAAGTACCTGCCATTGGGGATACTCTTTTAAGCTTTTTGAAAGCTCTCCCCATGGTGCCATGACTTGTTGTTGGTAAGCCAATGAGTCGCTTTGGCCGCGTTTTAACTGATACAGATAATAAAATGCCGATGCGCGGAAGTTGGCTGCGCAGTGCACTAAAATATCTTTGTCTTGGTTAGCGTCCATTATGGCAAAAAACTGTTGAACATTTGCAACAGTAGGCTGTTTCCAGTCCACATCAATTTGCTCGTAGTCCATGCCAGCTTGTTTAACTAGCTCTGCTTCATTGGCATAACCAGTAGGATTATCTTTTGGGATTAAGTTAATCACTAGTTCTACACCAGAATCTTTAAGTACTTTGAATTGAGGTTGCGTTGGCAAGCCTGCCGTTATTACCTTGTTACTACTAAACTGCACAGCTTTTACCTGCTGTAAAGCATCCGGTGTAATGGCTGCAAACGCCATAGGGCTAAGCAAGCTAGTGAGTAATAAAATAAAGCGCATCTTGGTTTCCTTTTGTGTACTCATTATCAACTTGTATAAGAGTGACTCACAAGGCATAAGTTCAAGAAGCAGAACAAATAGTTAGTCTTAATACCTAGACTTAATGCTTAGACTTTGACCTTAATCACCACTTTACGCACTTGGCTAGCGTTATCGCCTGTTCCAGGCATATGAATATCATCCGGGAAAAATAACGCAAACATGCCGGCTTTTAGTGGAATAAATGCCGCATCATCTTTGTTTGATTCATAGTCATAGTTAGCGTAATCATGCTCAGCATAATAGGCTTTAGACGGTGTCTGATTGGCCAAAGGCAGGTAACCAAATTCTTCTTCACCACTTACCACGTATTGCACATCAATGTATTGCTGGTGGACTTCAAATGCTTGCTGCTCTTTAGGCTGTGTTTGATAGTCATTAACAATCACAAATAGATCTTTGCCTTCTAGTTCGTACTTGCCGATTTCTAGTTGACTAAAATCGGTTGTAGCTAGGTGCTCAAGCGCGCTAGCAATACGTGGATTAATGGCTTTGTAGATGTCGCGGTTAGCTAAAGTATCAACAATCATGATGTTTACTCAAAATAATGCCTAGTGACTTTGGGTCAACTGGAAGGATTAGACTTAGACAAACCGGTGAGATTTGTCATTTATGCTGGCAAGTGTAGCGCTAACTTGAGTCAGGCGATACAGGAGTTCACTTCAAACTGGATGCCTTTGACTTCAAATGCCTGTTTGAGCTTGTTGCGTCCATGAAGTTGCATCCATGAAGTTGCAGGTTTACTGTATGGCGTGTGCAGAATGAAAGCTGAAATAATTCAATATTAAGGATGAGTGTGTCTCCATTACGGTTTATCGCAGGCCCCAAAGCCTTTAAAACGCTCAGTGAAAATGACTTTAAACCAGAGCTGTTTACCCAGCTGTTGGCCGCATCGGGTGGGCCTAAGTGGATAGGTATCGCAGCACTAGATCGTTATTTGTTTAGCGAGTTTTTTAAAGACTTAAATCAGCCGTTACATACTTTAGGGGCTTCATCTGGGGCGTGGAGATTAGCGTGTTTAGCGCAGGCAAATCCAAGTGCGGCTTATGACCGATTAGAGCAGCTGTATATCGGTCAGCGCTATGATACTAAGCCTACAGCGGTAGAAGTATCAAAACAGGTGGCCGGGATTATTCAAGGCTTGCTAGGCAGTACAGGCGCTATGGAGATTATTAGTCATTCGCAGATCAATAGCCATTATATCGCCTGTCAGGCTAGGCATATTAATCGCCTCGGCGGGCACGCGCCGTTGGCTCTGGGTTTAGCGGCTGCAGCAATGACAAATTTAGTCACACGTAAGAGTCTAGCTTGGCATTTTAAGCGTTGTGTTTTTGGCGTTGAGCAAGGTGTTTCCCCCTATGCAGAGCTTAAGGATCTACCCAGTGAGTTTTACGCTCTCTCGCAAAACAATATTCATCAAGTCTTATTAGCAACGGGCTCAATCCCCTGGGTGTTAGCGCCAGTGAAGACCATTGATGGCGCGCCAAAAGGCCATTACTACGATGGTGGGATCACCGACTACCACTTTGACTTACCACTTAAGCAAAGCCAAGGCTTGACCTTGTACCCGCATTTTTACCCAAAGATGGCACCGG
Protein-coding sequences here:
- a CDS encoding aminotransferase class V-fold PLP-dependent enzyme, which produces MHNHNELTQVYLDANATTPVLPEAAAAALAAMQTLFGNPSSSHITGLQAKHLMEQTRTRAHTLLGTGEGKLIFTSGATEGIQTAILSALLAAKKQIQTGQTYKLLYGATEHKAVPESLKHWLTVLDIPAQIMAIPVDEFGILDYEFIAQHVPNALMICTMAVNNETGVFQDLKQLEKTIRDANPDTFWMVDCVQALGKTALNLAQTSIDYAPFSGHKLYAPKGIGFVYIRDGAPFTPFIAGGGQESGLRSGTENLPGMAALNVIFKMLQCPQDSAFSDQQTLQGYRQQIADTLTECFPRIVFNNSFEHSVPTTINFAVPSFSSKEIMDLFDAANIRVSSGSACSSKVTRSFVLDAMGLPAWQSESAIRMSFGPAMTQADVDIACERIKTASQALTQSCMVLDRSRDIDDKTPLDGLLQLGAGASCTWIYVDNNSKQAVIIDPLPELQHRLDTLLQCQQLEVKAIIDTHGHADHVSGRDVLANRYLANQDSDILGWPYQTQTVEHLGIQYESIEIGSLQLVKVPTPGHTADSISLILCPLNLGDKTLHQQAKFAFCGDTILMGSLGRTNFDSSSSQALFHSLKLLNCTINPATLICASHDYNHEFTTTLPAEMSRNTLLNAVLMDQVSVDDFIARKAKLDSHLNDEVGTEIMCGAYVGSCDKSAIKEYDAKSLAAAIDSKDEVRIIDIREPHEYALSHPQESSQNVPLTRLVQFIHEQQHQKDKPWVLVCRSGSRSMVAAQAMHRLGFSQISHLKGGYALSH
- a CDS encoding protein tyrosine phosphatase family protein; its protein translation is MRFILLLTSLLSPMAFAAITPDALQQVKAVQFSSNKVITAGLPTQPQFKVLKDSGVELVINLIPKDNPTGYANEAELVKQAGMDYEQIDVDWKQPTVANVQQFFAIMDANQDKDILVHCAANFRASAFYYLYQLKRGQSDSLAYQQQVMAPWGELSKSLKEYPQWQVLIDQVKSDIDQ
- the mepA gene encoding penicillin-insensitive murein endopeptidase, translating into MIVSQLRALGWQAMLLSLLVCLILFVAPKLQANEWESVETPYASHASAIGGYANGCLTGAQTLPLDGEGYQVIRPQRQRYYGHPALIEFIQQFAASLNRQGSDDILIADMSMPRGGNFTYGHSSHQIGLDVDVWFKQANQPLTSEERAQPIALKLVDKKRFALDTQLWSKLQTQMIKIAALDERVARIFVSPVIKQHLCDLRLENDTWLNKVRPWWGHTYHMHVRLSCPKDNPLCRDQASIPVGNGCHELGWWKRQLTQTQTTQAAKANKPASKPKKKKAKVKPEQCSRMIAAK
- a CDS encoding patatin-like phospholipase family protein translates to MSPLRFIAGPKAFKTLSENDFKPELFTQLLAASGGPKWIGIAALDRYLFSEFFKDLNQPLHTLGASSGAWRLACLAQANPSAAYDRLEQLYIGQRYDTKPTAVEVSKQVAGIIQGLLGSTGAMEIISHSQINSHYIACQARHINRLGGHAPLALGLAAAAMTNLVTRKSLAWHFKRCVFGVEQGVSPYAELKDLPSEFYALSQNNIHQVLLATGSIPWVLAPVKTIDGAPKGHYYDGGITDYHFDLPLKQSQGLTLYPHFYPKMAPGWFDKSLPWRLAKANYDNALILAPSDAYLQSLPYGKLPDRGDFKHLDSDSRIKYWQKSASMSKKLADDLAEVIDKGLLAERLERL
- a CDS encoding YhcH/YjgK/YiaL family protein; the protein is MIVDTLANRDIYKAINPRIASALEHLATTDFSQLEIGKYELEGKDLFVIVNDYQTQPKEQQAFEVHQQYIDVQYVVSGEEEFGYLPLANQTPSKAYYAEHDYANYDYESNKDDAAFIPLKAGMFALFFPDDIHMPGTGDNASQVRKVVIKVKV